CTTGGAGTCTGCTGACAAACACTACGTTTCAATGGCGAGCGAGCACGTTGCAAGCCCGCTTTTAGAGCAAATTTTACTCATCCTTGCACAAGCTCATGCAAATGACGAAGAGTATCTCATGGCAAATCACTATCTTGATGAGTACATCAAAAGATACGGCGATAACGGCCCAAAAACAGAATTTGCTCAGTATCTAAAGATAAAGGCAAATTTTGACTCATTTACCCAGCCAAACCGCAACCAAAAGCTAATGGAAGATAGCGTAACCGAGATCGAGAAATTTCTTTATATGTATCCAAATACCGAGTATAAGCCACTTATCGAGACTATGCTCATCAAATTTAAACTAGCGCTTTACTTCCTAGATATGCAAATAGCAGATCTTTACAAGAGAACTGGCCGTGACGTTTCGGCTAAAATTTACGAGCAAAAGCTAGAAGAGTCGCCGTTTAAAAACTCAGACCTTATCAAACCTGACGTGGCATGGTATAGAAAACTGTTTGAATAGGAGAAATTTTGCAAATAAACGAAAACAAAAGCTTCCCAACTGAGATCCCTATCATCGTTGAGGACGAGCTATTTTTATATCCATTTATGATAACGCCGCTTTTTTTAAGCGACGAAGAAAATTTAAAAGCGCTTGAGCTTGCCATACAAGGAGAAACGCCGATCCTTGTCGTGCCTACAAAGCCACAGCAAGACGGCGCTAGAGACTTTGACGGCATCTATGACGCAGGCGTGATCGGCACGATAATGCGCCGTGTGCCGCTACCTGACGGACGCGTAAAAGTGCTATTTCAGGGCATCGACAAAGGTAAAATTTTAAAACAATCAGGCATAAATCCACTCCGTGGCATCGTCGATATGCTCCACGTCAAGCGCCCATCACAGGTCAAAACTGACGCTCTCATCGTAGTTTTAAGAGAAAAAGTAAGAGAGCTTTCGCAGTTTAGCCACTTTTTTCCACCTGATCTTTTAAAAACGATCGAAGAGAGCGCTGAAGCGATCAGAGTTTGCGACCTAGTTTCAAGCGCGCTTCGTCTAAAAAAACAGATTGCTTATAGCTTTTTTGTTGAAGAAAATTTAGAGCAGCGCCTACTAAAGCTCATCGACTACGTCATTGAAGAGATCGAGGCAAACAAGCTCCAAAAAGAGATCAAAAACAAGGTTCATTCAAAGATCGACAAGACGAACAAAGAGTACTTTTTAAAAGAGCAGCTAAAGCAAATTCAAGCTGAGCTTGGAGCAGACACGAGCCGTGAAGAGGAGCTTGAGGAGTACCGCAAAAAGCTTGATGCGAAGAAGAAATTTATGGCTGAGGATGCCTATAAAGAGATCAAAAAACAAATAGACAAGCTCTCCCGCATGCACCCAGACTCAGCAGATGCAAACACCTTGCAAAGCTACCTCGACTGGGTACTTGAAATTCCATTTGAGAATGTAGCTAAGAAAAAGTCCTCTATCACTGAAGTGAGCAAGCACCTAAATGCCGACCATTACAGCTTAGAAAAGCCAAAAGAGCGCATAGAGGAGTATTTTGCCTTGCGCGAGCTTTTGGAGCTTAGGGGTGTTGGCGAAAAGGTAAATAACGGCGCCATTTTATGCTTTGCAGGCCCTCCAGGTGTGGGTAAAACAAGCCTTGCAAACTCGATCGCAAAGGCGCTAAAGCGTGAGCTAGTTAGGATCGCACTTGGCGGACTTGAGGACGTAAATGAGCTAAGAGGTCACCGCCGCACCTATATAGGTGCAATGCCAGGCCGCATCGTGCAAGGGCTCATAGAAGCCAAGCAGATGAATCCAGTGGTTGTTTTAGACGAGATCGACAAGGTTGGCAGAAGCTACAGAGGCGATCCGACCGCTGTTTTACTTGAAATTTTAGACCCAGAGCAAAATAATAAATTTAGAGACTACTACTTAAATTTCAACATCGATCTTAGCAAGATCATCTTCATCGCCACAGCAAATGACGTGAGCATGATACCAGCTGCACTCCGCGACAGGATGGAGTTTATCGAGCTTAGCTCATACACTCCACAAGAAAAATTTGAGATCGCTAAAAAATATCTCTTACCTCAAGAGCTTAAAAAGCACGGCCTAAAACCAAGCGATGTGAGCATCAGTAAAGAGGCGCTTGAGCTAATAATTAGCGACTACACAAGAGAGAGTGGCGTGCGAAATCTACGCCGCAGGATCGCTGATATACTAAGAAAAGTCGCCAAAAATATCCTCACCAAAAAGAATGAAGGCAAGATCAGCGTCACGGCTAAAAATTTAAAAGAGTTTTTAGAGAAAAAGGTTTATGAGATCGAGCCAGCGGATAAAAAAGATCAGATCGGCTTGGTAAATGGTCTCGCGTGGACGAGTGTCGGTGGCGATGTGCTAAGGATCGAGGCTATCAGGATCCAAGGCAAAGGCAACATGCAGATCACCGGCCAACTAGGCGACGTGATGAAAGAGAGCGCTCAGATCGCATTTAGCGTCGTAAAAGTGCTGATAGATAACAAAAAGCTAAAAGTGCCGATGGCTATCGTGCCAAAACTAGATGATGACAAGCACAAGCTAGAAGCCAGCGATGTTTATAGACGCTACGACCTTCACTTGCACGTGCCAGAAGGTGCTGTGCCAAAAGATGGCCCAAGCGCTGGTATCACGATGGCGACAGCGATTGCGTCGATACTGACTGACACAAAGGTCAAGCACGACATCGCAATGACTGGCGAGATCACGCTAACTGGCAGAGTTTTACCTATCGGTGGGCTAAAAGAGAAGCTCATCGCCGCTCACAAAGCTGGCATCAAAACAGCTCTGATACCTCGCAAAAACTATGACCGCGACCTTGTCGATATCCCAGCTGAAGTAAAAGGCGACATGAAGATCATCGCCGTAGATACGATCGATGATGTGCTAAAAAACGCTCTTGTAGCTAAAAAATAATCCCTACTCTAGCCCCATTTTGTCTCACTTGGGGCTAGGAAAATTTATAAATTTTGACGATCCTAAAATCCAAAAAAACGCCATATGGCACATAGAAGTAATTAATAAATTAAACAATATAACGCGAAAATTTCTAACAAATTTTAAAATTTCAGGAACGAGCAATTTCGGCTCTAAAATTTGAGCTAAGCGGCAAGCGAAGCCAAATTTTAATAGTCAATTCTTGCGAGTGAATGTAATTTTAAAATTTGTAAAATAGCAAATTTCTATTTTTGAAATCTCAACTTTAAATTTATAAACTCTTTTATCCAAAAGGGAGACAAGGGGACTTGAATTACGAAGCCGTCCCCTTATCCCCCTTTAAATCCCCTAAATCCCCCGCACGTTCAAAGTGCATGCGATAGCACTATCGTGCCACATGCGGCTAAAAAGTCTAGCAAATTTTAAATTTTCATGAACGAGTAATTTTAGCTCTGATTTTAGTGGCAGGCTATGCGAGACCTAAAATCAGTAGTCAATTCTTGCGAGAGAATGAAAATTTAAAATTTGCAAACTTTATATTTTTTGTTAAAAAAGGATAAAAAACTTGAATTACATTCTGCTTGTAGCTTGAAAATCAAAATTTAAAAAAGAATATACTCAAAAACTTCCTCCTATTTACATATAAGCTTCAAAATCCTAGGGCTTGCCTCTATATACTCAAAAAATTCTATTTCTTCTCTTTCTCAGTCTGGACTTTATCAAGTTTTATATATCCCATTTCAACTAGCTTGTTATAAATTTGAGAGATTTTTGGTCCAGCAGCGCTACCACCGTGGCCGCCGTGTTCGACAACCATCGTGATGACGTACTGTGGATCCTCAAAAGGCGCATAGGTCGTCATCCACGCGTGAGATCTTTGCAGATACGCCATATCCTCCTCTTTCATACGCTTCTTTTCGGTTTGTGAGATGCCAACGACCTGAGCTGTTCCAGTCTTTGCAGCAACCTTTACAAGACTTCCCACAAAGTGCCTATTTGCCGTGCCTCTTGGGTGATTTGCCACCTCATACATCGCATGTCTAATGGCAGGTAGCTGTGACTTCTCAAACGGCGTAAAAGCATCATCTGTTGGCGTAAAATCAACATCCTTGCCATCTATGCTCTTTAAAAAATGTGGCGTCACATTTAGCCCAGTTGCAAGGCCTGCTGTGTATTTAGCCACCTGCATAGGCGTGACTAGAAAATTTCCCTGTCCGATAGAGGTGATGAGCGTCTCGCCTTGAAACCACGCCTTGCCATACTTCCTCATCTTCCACTCCCTGCTTGGCAGCGTCCCCACAAACTCGTTTGGCAAATCAACCTCTGTTTTTCTACCAAAACCCATACGCTCAAGTATCGGCACAATGGCATCTATACCTATCTTTTGACTACCCTTGTAAAAATAGTCATCGCAGCTCTCTCTAATGGCTGTGTTCATATTAACCGTGCCATGACCATGCGAGTTCCAGCAGCGAAATTTACGCCCTCCAAGCTCATACGAGCCACTACAAAAAAAGCTATCATATTTGCTCATACCATTGTCTAAAAAGGCAAGAGCCATACCCATTTTTACGACAGATCCTGGCGGGTAGAGGCCGTTTATTAGCTTATTTGTAAATGGGTGATCGACATTTTTTACAAGCTCTTCCCACTCAGCCTGAGAAATTCCAAGCACAAAAGGATTTAGATCATATTCAGGAAAGCTTCCTGCTGCGATTATAGCGCCATCTTTTAGGCTCATAACTATGACGCTTCCTGCATCCTTACCAAAGACGTCAGCGACAAACTGCTGAAGCTCAAGATCGACGGCGAGCTTTATGTTTTGACTTTGTGGCGCTTGATAGCTCACCTGCTCGATCTCTTCATTTAGCGCATTTACCTTGATCTTTTTAAAGCCTTGAATTCCTTGCAAGATAGGGTTATAAAAGCGCTCTACGCCGCTTCTACCGATATAGTTTGTAAGCTTTGTCAAAGGGTCGTTTTCCATATCTTTTTGATTTGCCCTACCGACGTAGCCGATGATGTGAGAAGCTAGGTCGTTGTATGGATAGTGGCGCTTTGAAGCGGGTCTTATCTCTAAATTTTCACGCAGAGAAAGTGGCGCAAAA
Above is a window of Campylobacter concisus DNA encoding:
- the mrdA gene encoding penicillin-binding protein 2, which produces MRMRIVFGVIALFWIMLLGRIYHLSVNSNTYYNEIAEQNAIKTIYIPPVRGIIFDAHDKPMAVNRLGFSIYVRPHLSANKKVKILDDELAYIGSLFGDLNVTKLKNEYIKNDSAYNQDFINVVEFVDYDKFLPFFAPLSLRENLEIRPASKRHYPYNDLASHIIGYVGRANQKDMENDPLTKLTNYIGRSGVERFYNPILQGIQGFKKIKVNALNEEIEQVSYQAPQSQNIKLAVDLELQQFVADVFGKDAGSVIVMSLKDGAIIAAGSFPEYDLNPFVLGISQAEWEELVKNVDHPFTNKLINGLYPPGSVVKMGMALAFLDNGMSKYDSFFCSGSYELGGRKFRCWNSHGHGTVNMNTAIRESCDDYFYKGSQKIGIDAIVPILERMGFGRKTEVDLPNEFVGTLPSREWKMRKYGKAWFQGETLITSIGQGNFLVTPMQVAKYTAGLATGLNVTPHFLKSIDGKDVDFTPTDDAFTPFEKSQLPAIRHAMYEVANHPRGTANRHFVGSLVKVAAKTGTAQVVGISQTEKKRMKEEDMAYLQRSHAWMTTYAPFEDPQYVITMVVEHGGHGGSAAGPKISQIYNKLVEMGYIKLDKVQTEKEKK
- the lon gene encoding endopeptidase La, with the translated sequence MQINENKSFPTEIPIIVEDELFLYPFMITPLFLSDEENLKALELAIQGETPILVVPTKPQQDGARDFDGIYDAGVIGTIMRRVPLPDGRVKVLFQGIDKGKILKQSGINPLRGIVDMLHVKRPSQVKTDALIVVLREKVRELSQFSHFFPPDLLKTIEESAEAIRVCDLVSSALRLKKQIAYSFFVEENLEQRLLKLIDYVIEEIEANKLQKEIKNKVHSKIDKTNKEYFLKEQLKQIQAELGADTSREEELEEYRKKLDAKKKFMAEDAYKEIKKQIDKLSRMHPDSADANTLQSYLDWVLEIPFENVAKKKSSITEVSKHLNADHYSLEKPKERIEEYFALRELLELRGVGEKVNNGAILCFAGPPGVGKTSLANSIAKALKRELVRIALGGLEDVNELRGHRRTYIGAMPGRIVQGLIEAKQMNPVVVLDEIDKVGRSYRGDPTAVLLEILDPEQNNKFRDYYLNFNIDLSKIIFIATANDVSMIPAALRDRMEFIELSSYTPQEKFEIAKKYLLPQELKKHGLKPSDVSISKEALELIISDYTRESGVRNLRRRIADILRKVAKNILTKKNEGKISVTAKNLKEFLEKKVYEIEPADKKDQIGLVNGLAWTSVGGDVLRIEAIRIQGKGNMQITGQLGDVMKESAQIAFSVVKVLIDNKKLKVPMAIVPKLDDDKHKLEASDVYRRYDLHLHVPEGAVPKDGPSAGITMATAIASILTDTKVKHDIAMTGEITLTGRVLPIGGLKEKLIAAHKAGIKTALIPRKNYDRDLVDIPAEVKGDMKIIAVDTIDDVLKNALVAKK
- a CDS encoding outer membrane protein assembly factor BamD, which translates into the protein MKKFSKFLAVVALLGLFSGCAEKYTELYNLTPDEWYAQVIADIKDGDLESADKHYVSMASEHVASPLLEQILLILAQAHANDEEYLMANHYLDEYIKRYGDNGPKTEFAQYLKIKANFDSFTQPNRNQKLMEDSVTEIEKFLYMYPNTEYKPLIETMLIKFKLALYFLDMQIADLYKRTGRDVSAKIYEQKLEESPFKNSDLIKPDVAWYRKLFE